The genomic DNA TAAGACAAAACAGGGCTATGAGATGAAGGCAGTAGGTCTGAATGCAGGTTCTGCAGAGAATGCGGGAATAAAGATAAAGAAGAATATAATATTTGCAATGGGACTTGCGGGAATACTGGCAGGAATAGGAGGAGCGGAAAGAGTTCTCGGAGGTTCTGCACAGTATGCTTATACGGAGCTGATAATGGGAGAGCTTGGCTTTACGGGAGTAGCAGTATCCTTATTGGGGAAAAGTAATCCAATAGGAGTATTTATAGCGGCGATCTTTTATGCCTCGCTGGAAATAGGCGGGCAGAGTCTTCAGAGTATGAGGATACCGAAAGAAGTGGTATATATAATCCAGGCATTAATAATAATATTTGTGGCAGGAGAAAATCTATTCAGATATATGTTATCAAAAAGAGGAGGTAAAAAACAATGATGGAAATATTAGGACAAATCTTGATGTTGGCCCCTCCGATATTAATAACAGCAGTAGGAGCATGTTTTACGGAAATAACAGGAGTAACGAACCTTGGTTTAGAGGGAATGATGTTATGCGGAGCATTTGCAGGAGCGACAGTATCATATTATACAGGTAATCCTTATATGGGATTAATAGCAGGAGTACTGGCAGGGGGAATAATATCTCTGGTCCATGCGTTTATAAGTATAAACTTACGAGGAAACCAGATAGTAAGCGGAGTTGCGATAAACCTTCTTGCGGTGGCACTGACCTCCTATCTGATAAAGGTATTGTTTAAGGTAGCGGGTTCGACACCTGCAGCACCGAGACAGGCAAGTCTGATGTTTGTACTGATACTGATATACGGTTTGGCAATAATATCGAATTATATAATGTACGGAACGGTATTGGGACTGAGAATGAGAGCAGTGGGAGAGCATCCGCTGGCAGCAGATACAGTGGGAATAAATGTATATTTGATAAGATATATAGGAGTAGTAATGTCAGGACTGTATGCAGGACTGGGAGGAGCATATATGACGACGGTAATGCTGCCTTCATTCAGCAATAACATGTCGGCGGGAAGAGGATTTATGGCGATGGCAGCGATGATATTCGGAAAGTGGAAGCCTTGGGGAGCAATGCTTGCGAGTTTCTTATTTGCCTTTGGAAGTGTGCTGGAGGTCCAGTTAAAGATACATTATCCGAACTTTCCGCAGCAGTTTTTGGCGATGATACCATATGTACTGACACTGCTGGCCTTGGTAGGCTTTGTAGGGAAGGCAAAGGCACCGGCTTCTTCGGGACAGCCTTATGAAAAACAATAACTTGAGATAAAAAAAATTTTATGAAAGAGGTGATATTTTTGAGAGCTGTAGACATTATAGAGAAGAAAAGAGACAAAAAAGAAATTACAAATGAAGAGATTAGTTTTCTGTTATCCAATTATCTGAAAGAGGAAATACCTGATTATCAGATGGCGGCATTTTTAATGGCAGTATATTTTAATGGTATGACTGATGCGGAACTTTTGGAATTTACAAAAGAGATGAGAGATTCAGGAGATGTAATTGATTTTGAAGGTTTGAAGAGATTTCATGTGGATAAACACAGTACAGGCGGTGTAGGAGATAAGGTAACTATTGCACTTGAGCCGATAATGTCAGCACTGGGAATGGGAAGTACAAAGCTTTCGGGAAAAGGTCTCGGACATACCGGAGGAACTATTGATAAATTTGAAGCTATAAAAGGCTTTAAATTCTCAAATACCAAAGAAGAAGTAATAGAAATAGCCAATAAAACCGGGATAGGACTTATGGGCTACAGCGATAAAATAGTACCTCTTGATAAAAAATTATATTCATTAAGAGATGTTACGGCTACAGTAGCAAGTATCCCACTTATAGCAAGCAGTATAATGAGTAAAAAGCTGGCAATTCATTCTGATGCAATTATTCTGGATGTAAAAACGGGTAACGGTGCTTTCATGAAAACACTTCCCGATGCCAGAGAGCTTGCTGAAACAATGCTGAAAATAGGAAAAGGATTTGACAGAAAAATTGTAGCTGTAATAAGCAATATGGATCAGCCTTTAGGATGTGCCGTAGGAAATGCAAATGAAGTAATAGAGGCAATTGAAACACTGAAAGGAAACGGTCCGGAAGATTTTACCGATTTGGTTTATAATATAGCTGCACTTGCATTAAAACTGAAAGGTGATGTTAATACACTTGAAGAAGGAATAGCAAAGGTAAAAGAGGTAGTGGACAACAGAAGCGCCCTTGAAAAATTTGCACTGTTTATTAAGGAAAGCGGCGGAGATCCGGAAATAGTAAATGACTATTCACTGCTGCCTGAATATGCGGGAACTCTTGAGGTAAAATCAGAAGAGGAGGGTTATGTCAGTCAGATTTTAGCAGAAGAAGTAGGAAAAGCAGCAATGATAATAGGTGCAGGGAGAGCAACAAAGGAAGATGAGATAGATCACAGTGTCGGTGTGCTTGTACTGAAAAAGGTAGGAGATTTTGTTAAAAAGGGCGACGTTATAGCTAAAATTTGTTATAATGAGAGTAAGGATGTGGAAAAATCGGCAAAAATGATTTTGGGTGCTTATAAATTCAGCAAAGAGAAGGTAGAAAAACCAAAAATTATTTTTGAGATTTTGGAAGCATAATAAATATAAATTTTATGTTTTTCTGACATAAGAAATCAGGATTATGCATCCTGCAAAAAATGTATGAAACCAAAAATATTTTAGGAGGAAAAAATGAAAATAAATGAGTATATTGACCATACTTTACTAAAAGCAACAGCCACTAAGGCTGAAATTAAAGTGATCTGTGATGAGGCGAAAAAATATAATTTTTATGCTGTATGTGTGAATGGTTCTTATGTGCCTTACGTAAAAGAGGAGCTTAAGGATTCAGGAGTAAATATAGCAGCAGTTATAGGCTTTCCGTTAGGGGCAATGTCTACTAAGGCAAAGGTCTTCGAAGCGGAACAGGCTGTAAGAGACGGTGCTACTGAAATAGATATGGTTATTCAGATAGGAAAGCTGATAGACGGTGACTATGAATATGTGGAAAATGATATAAGAGAAATAAAAAAAGCTATCGGAGACAATGTTTTAAAGGTAATAATAGAAACTTGCTACCTTACTGACGAGCAAAAGAAGAAAGCATGCGAGCTTGCACTAAATGCAAAGGCTGATTATGTAAAGACTTCTACTGGTTTTGGAACAGGCGGAGCAACTTTTGACGATGTTAAGCTGATGAAAGATGTAGTGAAAGATAACGCAAAGGTAAAAGCCAGCGGAGGAGTAAAGGATTATGAAACTGCTGAAAAATACGTAGAACTTGGTGCTTCAAGACTTGGGACAAGCTCAGGTGTAAAAATAATCGAAGGTGAAAAAGCAGGAGAAAATGATTATTAATCTTTTGGCATTCTATAGGAAATCAGAATAAAAACAGTAATTTTACAATATACCTGAATTTTATACAGACGTAACATACATCAGTAAGTAAGGAGGTAAAAAAATGAGCAAAATAAACAGAGTAACACTAATAGTACTGGACAGTGTGGGAGCAGGAGAGCTGCCTGATGCGAAGGATTTCGGAGATGAGGGGTCTAATACACTCGGGAATCTTTCAAAGGCAACAGGAGGGCTTAATCTTCCAAATATGCAGAAAATAGGATTGGGAAATATTACTGATATAACCGGGGTAGCTCCGAATAATAATCCGGACGGAGCCTATGGAAAAGCAAAAGAGGTTTCTATAGGAAAAGATACTACTACAGGACACTGGGAAATGTCAGGAGTAATTCTGGAAAGACCATTTCCTAATTATATGAAAGGTTTTTCCGAGGAAGTAATAAAAGAGTTTTCAGAAAAGACAGGAAGAGGAGTACTTTGGAACAAAGCTGCTTCTGGAACTGTAGTAATAGAAGACTGCGGTGAGGAACAGATGAAAACCGGAAAGTGGATTGT from Sebaldella termitidis ATCC 33386 includes the following:
- a CDS encoding ABC transporter permease — translated: MMEILGQILMLAPPILITAVGACFTEITGVTNLGLEGMMLCGAFAGATVSYYTGNPYMGLIAGVLAGGIISLVHAFISINLRGNQIVSGVAINLLAVALTSYLIKVLFKVAGSTPAAPRQASLMFVLILIYGLAIISNYIMYGTVLGLRMRAVGEHPLAADTVGINVYLIRYIGVVMSGLYAGLGGAYMTTVMLPSFSNNMSAGRGFMAMAAMIFGKWKPWGAMLASFLFAFGSVLEVQLKIHYPNFPQQFLAMIPYVLTLLALVGFVGKAKAPASSGQPYEKQ
- a CDS encoding thymidine phosphorylase; the encoded protein is MRAVDIIEKKRDKKEITNEEISFLLSNYLKEEIPDYQMAAFLMAVYFNGMTDAELLEFTKEMRDSGDVIDFEGLKRFHVDKHSTGGVGDKVTIALEPIMSALGMGSTKLSGKGLGHTGGTIDKFEAIKGFKFSNTKEEVIEIANKTGIGLMGYSDKIVPLDKKLYSLRDVTATVASIPLIASSIMSKKLAIHSDAIILDVKTGNGAFMKTLPDARELAETMLKIGKGFDRKIVAVISNMDQPLGCAVGNANEVIEAIETLKGNGPEDFTDLVYNIAALALKLKGDVNTLEEGIAKVKEVVDNRSALEKFALFIKESGGDPEIVNDYSLLPEYAGTLEVKSEEEGYVSQILAEEVGKAAMIIGAGRATKEDEIDHSVGVLVLKKVGDFVKKGDVIAKICYNESKDVEKSAKMILGAYKFSKEKVEKPKIIFEILEA
- the deoC gene encoding deoxyribose-phosphate aldolase is translated as MKINEYIDHTLLKATATKAEIKVICDEAKKYNFYAVCVNGSYVPYVKEELKDSGVNIAAVIGFPLGAMSTKAKVFEAEQAVRDGATEIDMVIQIGKLIDGDYEYVENDIREIKKAIGDNVLKVIIETCYLTDEQKKKACELALNAKADYVKTSTGFGTGGATFDDVKLMKDVVKDNAKVKASGGVKDYETAEKYVELGASRLGTSSGVKIIEGEKAGENDY